From bacterium, one genomic window encodes:
- a CDS encoding AAA family ATPase encodes MSIFLKRLELSGFKSFASKTVLEFPAGVVGIVGPNGSGKSNIVDALRWMLGEREAKQLRGEKIENLIFSGTPKKAALGLAQATLCFDNSSHWLPIDFEEVVLTRKVDRSGVSEFFLNQESVRLKDIIELLAKSRLGTKGFTIVNQGQSDIFVKSSPLERQQMIEEIIGLREFQIKKTQSENQLDNTVINLEKIKAMIEEIQPHLRMLQRQTGKWEKRSAFEEELKSLENNYFSFKLAEIKNTLAVLDNPLAVLEKEIRQKQKELENFQGELAKIDELRSRSADLLAKRSECQRELGRLEAKLEILASAAPEEIEYHAKDLLGLIKEIKNLLESSLPLEQLGKLKINLEQGIEKINKFFSVPDKSLENKEEFSKIKEGKEKIIKNLESLNAELSQLTQNEKRLIESFRTVEEKREEINRLENERNKIFFEKEKANLKFQDLEIQLNQIGRSVKEFGNSSGTQPINIPDLSEIERKMFRLRTNLASIGDIDPAVVKEAEETEQRYQFLSHQSVDLEKASIDLRTLVKDLDTKIRIDFQEALKLINKEFENYFRLMFGGGKAKLKIKTQEVKSEIESEYELNGEENENSAEPKSAPVIEEAGIEIELNLPRRRITSLEMLSGGERSLVSMAALFALISVNPPPFLVLDEIDSALDDRNAQRFAELIKKFSEKTQFIIITHNRSTMSVADVLYGITMGEDGVSKILSLKLDSKS; translated from the coding sequence ATGTCCATTTTTTTAAAACGTCTTGAATTAAGCGGTTTTAAGTCCTTTGCCTCAAAGACGGTTTTGGAATTTCCGGCCGGCGTGGTCGGCATTGTCGGACCCAACGGCAGCGGCAAATCCAATATAGTTGATGCTCTTCGCTGGATGCTGGGAGAAAGAGAAGCCAAACAGCTCCGCGGCGAAAAAATTGAAAATCTTATTTTCAGCGGAACGCCTAAAAAAGCGGCCCTGGGGTTAGCCCAGGCCACTCTTTGTTTTGACAACAGCTCTCACTGGCTGCCGATTGATTTTGAAGAAGTGGTTTTGACCCGCAAGGTTGACCGCTCCGGAGTTTCCGAATTCTTCTTGAACCAGGAATCCGTTCGTTTGAAAGACATTATTGAATTATTGGCGAAATCCAGATTGGGCACGAAGGGATTCACTATTGTCAACCAGGGGCAGAGCGATATTTTCGTGAAAAGTTCGCCCTTAGAACGCCAGCAGATGATTGAAGAAATTATCGGGCTGAGAGAATTCCAAATTAAAAAAACTCAATCCGAAAATCAGTTGGATAATACGGTTATTAATTTGGAAAAAATCAAAGCGATGATTGAAGAAATTCAGCCGCATTTAAGAATGCTCCAGCGCCAGACCGGCAAATGGGAAAAGCGGAGCGCGTTTGAAGAAGAGCTGAAGAGCTTGGAAAATAATTATTTCTCTTTTAAACTAGCGGAAATAAAAAATACTTTGGCTGTCCTTGATAATCCCTTGGCGGTTTTGGAAAAAGAAATCAGGCAAAAGCAGAAAGAATTGGAAAATTTCCAGGGAGAACTGGCGAAAATTGACGAGCTGAGGTCGCGGTCGGCTGATTTGTTGGCCAAGCGTTCCGAGTGTCAGAGGGAACTAGGCCGTCTTGAAGCCAAGCTGGAAATATTGGCTTCGGCCGCTCCGGAAGAAATTGAGTATCACGCGAAAGATTTACTCGGGCTTATCAAAGAAATCAAAAATTTGTTGGAATCAAGTTTGCCGCTGGAACAGTTGGGAAAATTAAAAATAAATTTGGAGCAGGGGATTGAAAAAATCAACAAATTTTTTTCAGTTCCGGATAAATCCCTGGAGAATAAAGAAGAATTCTCAAAAATAAAAGAAGGGAAAGAAAAAATTATTAAAAATCTTGAATCCTTAAATGCCGAATTATCGCAGTTAACGCAGAATGAAAAACGTTTGATTGAAAGTTTCAGGACCGTTGAAGAAAAAAGAGAGGAAATCAACCGGCTGGAAAATGAAAGAAATAAAATTTTCTTTGAAAAAGAAAAAGCGAATCTGAAATTTCAGGATTTGGAAATTCAGTTGAATCAAATCGGCCGGTCGGTGAAAGAATTTGGCAATTCTTCCGGCACCCAGCCGATAAATATTCCGGATTTGTCCGAAATAGAAAGGAAAATGTTCAGACTGCGAACCAATCTGGCGAGCATCGGCGATATTGACCCGGCAGTGGTCAAAGAAGCCGAGGAAACCGAACAGCGCTATCAGTTTTTATCGCACCAGTCTGTTGATTTGGAAAAGGCCTCAATTGATCTCAGAACTTTAGTCAAAGATTTGGATACGAAAATCAGAATTGATTTTCAGGAAGCGCTTAAATTAATCAATAAAGAATTTGAAAATTATTTCCGGCTGATGTTCGGGGGAGGAAAGGCGAAATTAAAAATAAAAACACAGGAAGTTAAATCAGAAATTGAGTCGGAGTATGAATTAAATGGAGAAGAAAACGAAAATTCCGCCGAGCCTAAATCGGCGCCGGTGATTGAAGAAGCGGGGATAGAAATTGAGTTAAATTTGCCGAGAAGAAGAATTACTAGTTTGGAAATGCTTTCCGGCGGCGAACGGAGCTTGGTTTCCATGGCCGCCCTTTTCGCCTTAATTTCGGTTAATCCGCCTCCGTTTTTGGTGCTTGACGAAATTGATTCGGCTTTGGACGACCGTAACGCCCAGCGATTCGCGGAATTGATTAAAAAGTTTTCCGAGAAAACTCAGTTTATTATCATTACTCATAATCGTTCAACAATGAGCGTGGCCGATGTTTTATACGGTATAACTATGGGAGAAGATGGCGTTTCTAAAATTCTATCATTAAAACTTGACAGCAAAAGTTAA